In Antarcticibacterium arcticum, the genomic stretch AGGGTTTGACGGTCAAACTTATTTTGCAATAAATTTCTAATTTCATCATCATCCTTCATTTGCCTTAGTTTTCTCATTTGTTTTGGCTTCTGGCCAAAAATATTGTAAAGCGCATCTGCCGGATTGAAAATAGATCCAAGGATCTTTCCTGCTGCAGTGGGGGAGTATTCTCCTGCCTCATAACCTGCATTTAAGCCCGATATGCTATACCGGTAATTTTCGTAAATGGGGATGTTTTTGGCATCAATTTCAAGATAGCCTGTTAATTGAATGGGTTTAACTACTACTTCTTCCAGAGCTATTCCTATTTCGGTCATTTTCACCTTTACTTCCCCGTATTTCATCCAGTCATTCGTAACTCTTACCTGGATGGTTTTAAAACCGAGATAAGAAAAATAAAGGGTATCATTTACCGCGGCATTGATTTCAAAATAGCCGTTGGTATTGGTTGTAGTACCTTTCACCTGATTTAAGTTTACCAGGTTCACATTTTCCAAAGGCAGATCGTTTGCAGCGTTCAATACGGTTCCTGAGACCCGGGTGTCCTGCGCCATGCTGTTGGAAATAATAAGAAATAAAAAAATGAGGGTAGTATATAGTCTCATAAAGATGAAATACAAAGGGGATAAGTTATAGTAAATATTGTACCAAACTCATCCCCTTGTTTTATTTTTTTAAGACCTTCTTGACTTTCTGCGGTTTACAGAACTTTCAATGTTCTTTTTCCGGCTTCCGTCCTTTCCGGCAGCTTTATCACCACCTCCTTCAAAAGGTTTGCTGGTCCTTCTTCTGCCACCTGAATCTGAAGTTGACCGTGCACCACCGCTACTTCTTTCACCGCGGGATTTGAAATCGCCCCCGCCGCTTCTTTCGCCTCTGGGTTTGAAATCACCGCCGCCGCGTTTTTCGCCGCTGCGGGGTTTAAAGTCGCCACCACCTCTTGGCTTACGGCTTCTGCCGGCAGACCTCCCGCCACCGCCACCATCCTGGGAAACTTCAACGCTAATGCGTCTTCCCTGATGTTGAAAGTTCTCGAATGTAGAAAGAACCCTATCTGCGATCTCAGAATTTGTGTTGAAGAAGGCAAAGCTCTCTTTAACATCAACCCTGAATACATCATCTCTTCCAAGATCAAGTGTGGCCTTTAAAAAGTCCTTTAAGGTCATCCAGTCAAAATCATCTTTACTACCTACATTGATAAAGAAACGGGTGCTGTCTCCACCACCGGCAGAACTATCCTCCCTTGAACCTGAGATTTTCGCGTTAAGATCTGATGAGTTCTTGTAATAATTAAAGAACCTGGTGAATTCTACCGAAAATACTTTTTTAATAAGTTCTTCCTTGGTGAAATCCTGAAGTACTTCTTCAATTCCCGGAAGGTAAGGATCAAGATCGTGGTTCATCTTGGTGTCCTTAATATCATTTGCCAAATGATAAAGCTGTACCCTGCAAATTTCCATTCCATCGGGAATTTCCTTTTGCTCAAATGGCTGCTTTATAATTCGTTCAATACTTTTAATTTTACGTAATTCACTCTTGGTCATAATTACCATAGAAACCCCGCTTTTCCCTGCACGTCCTGTTCTACCGCTACGGTGGGTATAGATCTCAGGCTCATCTGGCAACTGGTAATGTATTACGTGTGTAATATCATCTACATCTATCCCACGGGCTGCAACATCTGTTGCAACCAGCATCTGGATCTGGCGGCCTCTGAAACTTTTCATTACCAGGTCTCTCTGGTTCTGGCTTAGATCTCCATGCAATGCCGCGGCATTGTATCCATCTTCAATTAATTGCTCGGCAACTTTTTGAGTATCCCTTTTGGTTCTACAAAAAACAACCGAGAAGATATCCGGATTGGCATCGGCAAGACGTTTAAGGGCCGAGTAACGGTCTCTGGAATTTACTGCATAGTATTCATGAGAAACATTTGCAGTACCCTGGTTTTTGTTACCAACCGTGATCTCTACAGGAGTACGCATGAATTTCTTGGCAATGGTTGAAACTTCCTGAGGCATGGTCGCAGAAAACAACCAGGTGTGCTTCTCTTTAGGAGTATGCGACAAAATTGCGGTGATATCTTCAAAGAATCCCATGTTAAGCATCTCATCTGCCTCATCAAGGATACAATATTCAATTTTTGAGATATCAACCATTCTCCGGTTGATCATATCCTGCATCCTTCCGGGAGTGGCCACAATAATTTGTGCGCCTCTCTGGATAAGTTTGGCCTGATCTGTAATACTTGCTCCTCCATAAATTGCAACAGTGTGCAATCCCGGAGTATGTTTTGCATAATTTTTAAGCTCGTTGGTGATTTGTAAACACAATTCCCGGGTTGGGGAAAGAATTAATCCTTGAGTTTGTCTACTTTCAGCGTTGATCTTTTGAATGAGTGGAAAACCAAAAGCAGCAGTTTTTCCTGTACCAGTTTGTGCAAGGGCCACCATATCGGTGTCTTTTTGCAATAAAATAGGGATCGCTTTTTCCTGTACTTCACTCGGGCTTTCAAAGCCCATATCCTCAATGGCTTTAAGTAGAGCAGGATTTAATCCTAATTGTTCAAATTTATTCATATAAAATTTTAATAAGTTGCAAAGGTAAGCATTAGTTTACAGCTTATTGCAGAATTTTACACGAATAAAAAGGCTTATTTTGAGAGGTATTCTATGAGATCCCGGAGGGCAATTCCGCGATGACTAATGGCGCCTTTTTCCTGGGCATCCATTTCAGCAAAGGTTTTTGTACTTCCATCTGGCTGAAATACAGCATCGTATCCAAAACCCTTATTTCCCCGCCTTTCCCGGGTAATAACCCCGGTACAAATCCCGGTAAACAAATTTCTTTCCTCGTCCAGGTTTAGAGCGATCACGGTTTTGAATTGTGCACGGCGATTTGTTTTTCCTTCCAGTTGTAAAAGTAGCTTGTCTATATTATCCTCATTATTCCTTCCTTCACCGGCGTAACGGGCAGAGTGTACCCCGGGTTCGCCATTCAAAGCCTCCACTTCCAGTCCCGTATCATCTGCAAAACAATCTTTATTATAGTTTGATTTTACGTAAGTGGCTTTCAAAATTGCATTTTCCTCAATGGTGGCAGCGGTTTCAGGGATGTCTTCATCGCAGCCAATATCGTCCAGGGAAACCAGTTCTATGGAAGAAGGCATCATAGCCTGTACTTCCTGCAATTTGTTGAAATTATGTGTGGCAAAAACAATTTTCATAATGGGAAATTTTACCTGTGATGGTAGGGTTCATTTTTTAGTATGGTATAAGCCCGGTAAACCTGCTCTGTAAAAAACAGGCGTACCATTTGGTGCGAAAAGGTCATTTTTGACAAAGACAATTTGGAATCGGCACGCCGGTAAAGGTCTGCAGAAAAGCCATAAGGTCCCCCAATCACGAATATAAGTTGCTTTAAACCAGAGTTCGTTCGCTTCTGAAGAAATTCAGAAAAATCTACAGAAGAATATTGTTTTCCGTTTTCATCCAACAGCACCACGTGATCTGATGTAGAGAGTTTTGCAAGAATGAGTTCTCCTTCTTTTTGTTTCTGTTGATTCTCATCCAGATTTTTGGCCTTTTTAATATCCGGGATGATTTCTACCTCAAATTTGTTATAGAACTGAAGGCGTTTTATATAAATATCAGTAAGGTCCTGAAGAGCAGGATCATCTGTTTTACCTATCGCCAGTAATTTTATGGTCATTTTACCTAGACTTTGCTACATTTACAAAAATAACTATTGCAATGATCTCACAAGCACAATTTGATAAGGAAATTGAAATAATTATATCCAATGCCGTACGCGAAGACGTAGGAGAAGGAGATCACAGTTCTCTTGCCTGTATCCCTGCAGATGCCCGGGGAAAAGCCAAATTACTGGTGAAAGATAACGGGATCATAGCCGGGGTAGAATTTGC encodes the following:
- a CDS encoding carboxypeptidase-like regulatory domain-containing protein; translated protein: MRLYTTLIFLFLIISNSMAQDTRVSGTVLNAANDLPLENVNLVNLNQVKGTTTNTNGYFEINAAVNDTLYFSYLGFKTIQVRVTNDWMKYGEVKVKMTEIGIALEEVVVKPIQLTGYLEIDAKNIPIYENYRYSISGLNAGYEAGEYSPTAAGKILGSIFNPADALYNIFGQKPKQMRKLRQMKDDDEIRNLLQNKFDRQTLAAVLQITQVDIDEILARCNYSLDFARTANDLQILDAISGCYEEYRVLKR
- a CDS encoding DEAD/DEAH box helicase, which gives rise to MNKFEQLGLNPALLKAIEDMGFESPSEVQEKAIPILLQKDTDMVALAQTGTGKTAAFGFPLIQKINAESRQTQGLILSPTRELCLQITNELKNYAKHTPGLHTVAIYGGASITDQAKLIQRGAQIIVATPGRMQDMINRRMVDISKIEYCILDEADEMLNMGFFEDITAILSHTPKEKHTWLFSATMPQEVSTIAKKFMRTPVEITVGNKNQGTANVSHEYYAVNSRDRYSALKRLADANPDIFSVVFCRTKRDTQKVAEQLIEDGYNAAALHGDLSQNQRDLVMKSFRGRQIQMLVATDVAARGIDVDDITHVIHYQLPDEPEIYTHRSGRTGRAGKSGVSMVIMTKSELRKIKSIERIIKQPFEQKEIPDGMEICRVQLYHLANDIKDTKMNHDLDPYLPGIEEVLQDFTKEELIKKVFSVEFTRFFNYYKNSSDLNAKISGSREDSSAGGGDSTRFFINVGSKDDFDWMTLKDFLKATLDLGRDDVFRVDVKESFAFFNTNSEIADRVLSTFENFQHQGRRISVEVSQDGGGGGRSAGRSRKPRGGGDFKPRSGEKRGGGDFKPRGERSGGGDFKSRGERSSGGARSTSDSGGRRRTSKPFEGGGDKAAGKDGSRKKNIESSVNRRKSRRS
- a CDS encoding non-canonical purine NTP diphosphatase — its product is MKIVFATHNFNKLQEVQAMMPSSIELVSLDDIGCDEDIPETAATIEENAILKATYVKSNYNKDCFADDTGLEVEALNGEPGVHSARYAGEGRNNEDNIDKLLLQLEGKTNRRAQFKTVIALNLDEERNLFTGICTGVITRERRGNKGFGYDAVFQPDGSTKTFAEMDAQEKGAISHRGIALRDLIEYLSK
- the rlmH gene encoding 23S rRNA (pseudouridine(1915)-N(3))-methyltransferase RlmH, translating into MTIKLLAIGKTDDPALQDLTDIYIKRLQFYNKFEVEIIPDIKKAKNLDENQQKQKEGELILAKLSTSDHVVLLDENGKQYSSVDFSEFLQKRTNSGLKQLIFVIGGPYGFSADLYRRADSKLSLSKMTFSHQMVRLFFTEQVYRAYTILKNEPYHHR